From the genome of Candidatus Nitrosocosmicus oleophilus, one region includes:
- the endA gene encoding tRNA-intron lyase — protein MTTFTGQLVENRIFIHDILESRTLFGSGYFGKPLGISKPKNAEFDAPIVLDLIEGYYLCNRNRLKIFKDSATDVEPKEILRICTKQYVNFEVKYVVFENLRDKGYIVTPGIKFGCDFAVYIHGPGIDHAPFLVKVLKQNDHITSMDIVLAGRLATTVKKQFILAIVDLLDNSIKFVGFDWWRA, from the coding sequence ATAACCACCTTTACCGGTCAACTAGTAGAAAACAGAATATTCATTCATGATATTCTGGAATCACGGACATTGTTTGGTAGTGGATATTTTGGTAAGCCATTAGGCATATCTAAACCTAAAAATGCCGAATTTGATGCGCCAATAGTACTCGACCTAATTGAGGGATATTATCTTTGTAATAGAAATCGCCTCAAAATATTCAAAGATTCGGCTACAGATGTTGAACCGAAAGAAATCCTAAGAATTTGTACAAAACAGTATGTAAACTTTGAAGTAAAATATGTGGTATTTGAAAACTTGAGAGATAAGGGCTATATTGTAACCCCTGGGATAAAATTTGGTTGCGACTTTGCTGTTTATATTCATGGACCTGGCATAGATCATGCGCCGTTCCTTGTGAAGGTATTGAAACAAAATGACCATATTACAAGCATGGACATAGTGCTTGCAGGAAGACTTGCCACCACTGTTAAGAAACAATTCATTTTGGCAATTGTTGATCTCCTGGACAATTCTATCAAATTCGTAGGTTTTGACTGGTGGAGAGCTTGA
- a CDS encoding DUF47 domain-containing protein: MYSGELEVQAKRKTMAILQEESNKILNLSRELARMTTAIIHENKDGIRESSERMSTIEDDIMVLRKQITREVIATGSLMTYREDLLRTAYFIDEISGYIKGVSFRLSNIEPKVIKLNFEIELKGMIDMIIDVMFRINEMSRTLTIKPENTIELAIEVQMIEMDVDKKYRELTIKALDKITSQKDLILFKDAIEGIEGIVDKCQQASNSFTILALSI; encoded by the coding sequence ATGTATAGCGGTGAGCTAGAGGTCCAAGCAAAAAGGAAAACAATGGCAATACTACAAGAAGAGTCAAATAAGATTCTAAATTTATCTCGAGAATTGGCAAGAATGACGACTGCTATTATCCATGAAAACAAGGATGGAATTAGAGAATCTTCTGAGAGGATGAGTACCATAGAAGATGATATAATGGTGCTGAGAAAACAAATTACTAGAGAAGTAATAGCCACTGGAAGTTTAATGACATATAGGGAAGACCTTTTAAGAACTGCATATTTTATTGATGAAATTTCAGGTTATATTAAAGGGGTCTCCTTTAGGTTGTCAAATATAGAACCAAAAGTGATTAAACTAAATTTTGAAATTGAGTTGAAAGGGATGATCGACATGATAATAGACGTTATGTTCAGAATTAACGAGATGTCAAGGACTCTTACAATTAAACCTGAAAATACAATTGAATTGGCAATTGAGGTCCAAATGATAGAGATGGACGTAGATAAAAAGTACAGGGAATTGACAATCAAGGCATTAGATAAGATAACTTCTCAAAAAGACTTGATTTTGTTCAAGGATGCTATAGAGGGTATCGAGGGGATAGTCGACAAATGTCAACAGGCTTCTAACTCATTTACAATACTAGCTTTAAGCATTTGA
- a CDS encoding homoserine dehydrogenase, with product MRIIVCGLGVVGQSFLRLLISSSNLLYKNYGIKPRVVACIDSRGIAYSQTGLDLERVLMVKQKYGNISKYSESVFNADNYIENIDAEVLLELTPTNLTTAEPGLSHVISGLRTKKNVITVNKGPLALSFSSLVELSEHNNVMLRFSGTVGGGTPVLDFAKHCLKGDRITSFTGILNGTTNYILTKMGEGLDFSAALDDAKEKGYAEANPSLDIDGDDAAAKLVIMANWIMGHKVTLKDVDKTGITKVDQEQIIQAASERKSLKLIANCDKDSLFVRPIPISKDDPICVNGTLNAVTFRSEHSGAQTIIGKGAGGMETASSILRDLIEIKENFTNYQLN from the coding sequence ATGAGAATAATAGTATGCGGACTGGGGGTTGTAGGCCAAAGTTTTCTAAGATTGCTTATTTCTAGTTCTAACCTATTATATAAGAATTACGGAATAAAACCAAGGGTAGTAGCCTGTATAGACAGTAGGGGAATTGCATATTCTCAAACCGGCTTAGATTTGGAGAGAGTTTTAATGGTTAAGCAAAAATATGGGAACATAAGCAAATATTCTGAATCAGTCTTTAATGCTGATAATTATATTGAAAATATTGACGCAGAAGTCTTGTTAGAACTTACCCCTACCAATTTAACTACAGCTGAACCGGGATTGTCTCATGTCATCTCAGGTTTAAGAACTAAAAAGAATGTTATTACTGTAAATAAGGGACCATTAGCCTTGTCTTTTTCCTCTTTGGTAGAACTATCCGAACATAATAACGTTATGTTAAGATTCAGCGGAACAGTAGGAGGAGGCACACCGGTATTGGATTTTGCAAAACATTGTCTAAAAGGAGACAGAATTACATCCTTTACAGGGATATTAAATGGGACGACAAATTATATTTTGACTAAAATGGGTGAAGGGTTGGATTTTAGTGCAGCACTTGATGATGCTAAGGAGAAAGGATATGCAGAGGCTAATCCTTCATTGGATATTGATGGAGATGACGCGGCTGCTAAATTAGTCATCATGGCTAACTGGATAATGGGACATAAAGTAACATTGAAAGATGTCGATAAAACTGGAATTACTAAGGTAGATCAAGAGCAAATAATTCAGGCAGCTAGTGAAAGAAAATCACTAAAATTAATTGCTAATTGTGACAAGGATAGTCTTTTCGTTAGACCAATTCCAATATCAAAAGATGATCCAATTTGTGTCAACGGGACGCTGAACGCTGTTACATTTAGATCGGAGCATTCTGGAGCACAAACGATAATAGGTAAAGGAGCTGGAGGGATGGAAACTGCTAGTTCAATTTTACGAGATCTCATAGAAATTAAAGAAAACTTTACCAACTATCAGCTAAATTAA
- the trxB gene encoding thioredoxin-disulfide reductase, with product MSVDGSDNEKYEGRENHTSSNADENHFDVVIIGSGPAGYTASIYTSRAKLKTIVISGSLPGGQLMTTTEVENYPGFPHGIDGPELMTFMQQQSERFGTAMLIDEVTRVDFKSRPFRIFTGSSSYTSDSVLISTGATPRKLGIESEQEFSGKGLSYCATCDGPFFKNQDIVVVGGGDTALEEATFLTKFGKTVKVVHRRDNLRASKILQERAFENPKIEFIWNSSIVNVKGDKKVSAVVVRDLNTTEEKNLEAGGVFVAIGHEPNTSIFKGQVDLDERGYVKVQNGTRTNIDGVFAAGDVHDFKYRQAITAAGFGCMAALDIEKWLSEKRTN from the coding sequence ATATCTGTGGACGGATCTGATAATGAAAAATATGAAGGTAGAGAAAATCATACCTCAAGTAACGCAGACGAAAATCACTTCGATGTTGTTATAATCGGTTCTGGACCAGCCGGATACACAGCGTCTATATATACATCCAGAGCAAAATTAAAGACAATTGTAATCTCAGGAAGTTTACCTGGTGGACAATTGATGACCACCACCGAAGTTGAAAATTATCCAGGATTTCCACATGGGATAGATGGACCTGAGTTAATGACGTTTATGCAACAACAATCAGAAAGGTTTGGAACTGCTATGCTTATCGATGAAGTCACAAGGGTGGACTTTAAGTCTAGGCCATTCAGAATTTTTACTGGCTCCTCTAGTTACACTTCTGATTCAGTATTAATTAGCACTGGTGCTACTCCCAGGAAGTTGGGCATAGAAAGCGAACAAGAGTTCTCAGGAAAGGGATTGTCTTACTGTGCGACCTGTGATGGACCGTTTTTTAAGAATCAAGACATCGTAGTTGTGGGAGGCGGGGATACCGCTTTAGAAGAAGCAACATTTTTAACCAAATTTGGTAAAACAGTAAAAGTTGTTCATAGACGTGACAATCTACGAGCAAGTAAAATTTTACAGGAACGTGCATTTGAAAATCCAAAAATAGAATTTATTTGGAATTCATCCATTGTTAACGTCAAAGGGGACAAGAAAGTCTCCGCAGTAGTTGTTAGGGACCTAAATACTACTGAAGAAAAAAATTTAGAGGCAGGTGGTGTTTTTGTCGCAATAGGTCATGAACCAAATACATCTATCTTTAAGGGGCAAGTGGACCTAGACGAAAGGGGATACGTAAAAGTTCAGAATGGTACTAGGACAAATATCGACGGTGTTTTTGCAGCCGGAGATGTTCATGACTTCAAATATAGACAAGCGATAACAGCTGCTGGATTTGGCTGTATGGCTGCTTTAGACATTGAAAAATGGCTGTCTGAAAAAAGGACCAATTAA